A single Phytohabitans houttuyneae DNA region contains:
- a CDS encoding gluconokinase, whose amino-acid sequence MTRTDDEVALRAALDPLVLALDIGSTATRGGVHDAAGRQVHGLQHKVPHAFTVAPDGTSVIDPEQVTAEVEQVIDAVTGERRLGTRITGVAMDTFAASLIAVDAAGRALTPCLTYADSRSADALKALREQLDEHAVQQRTGTRLHTSYHAPRLRWLAAAQPRVFDGAAHWWSLGEYILARLVGQPLAGTSTVAWTGLLDRRTGHLDAELLAAAGAAPEQFSPAQDGTEPASSAAPSRWRALARAAWFPVITDGFASNVGSGATDATVLAASTATSGALRVLLDGAADPLPFGLWNYRVDARRTLLGGAINDVGRAVSWAQSTLSLSPELAPVLTAPPSDATPLVLPYLTGERAPGWVGGARAIFGGVSAATDADTLFRGIVEGVAMTYARVADELHPAASQVVQVAASGRVSNDQPEWLQVLADVLGRPVTHVTRRRTTQHGTALLALDVLAPDIPRALRTTGATYEPHPGHVEHYAQRRTRFAEVYDALIRG is encoded by the coding sequence ATGACCCGGACCGACGACGAGGTCGCCCTCCGCGCGGCGCTGGACCCGCTGGTCCTCGCACTGGACATCGGGTCCACGGCGACCCGCGGCGGCGTGCACGACGCGGCCGGCCGGCAGGTCCACGGCCTGCAGCACAAGGTGCCGCACGCCTTCACCGTGGCGCCCGACGGCACCTCGGTCATCGACCCCGAGCAGGTGACCGCGGAGGTCGAGCAGGTCATCGACGCGGTGACCGGCGAACGGCGGCTGGGCACCCGTATCACCGGCGTCGCGATGGACACCTTCGCCGCCTCGCTGATCGCGGTCGACGCGGCCGGACGCGCGCTGACCCCATGCCTGACGTACGCCGACTCCCGCAGCGCCGACGCACTCAAGGCGCTGCGCGAGCAGCTCGACGAGCACGCGGTGCAGCAGCGCACCGGCACGCGCCTGCACACCAGCTACCACGCACCGCGCCTGCGCTGGCTCGCGGCCGCGCAGCCGCGCGTCTTCGACGGCGCCGCGCACTGGTGGTCCCTGGGCGAGTACATCCTGGCTCGGCTGGTCGGCCAGCCACTCGCCGGGACGTCCACGGTGGCGTGGACCGGCCTGCTCGACCGTCGCACCGGCCACCTCGACGCCGAGCTGCTGGCCGCCGCGGGCGCTGCCCCCGAACAGTTCTCCCCCGCACAGGACGGGACGGAGCCGGCATCCTCGGCGGCCCCGTCGCGGTGGCGCGCCCTCGCCCGAGCCGCGTGGTTCCCGGTCATCACCGACGGCTTCGCCAGCAACGTCGGGTCCGGAGCGACCGACGCCACGGTCCTCGCCGCGTCGACAGCCACCAGCGGTGCGCTGCGGGTCCTGCTCGACGGCGCGGCCGACCCCCTACCGTTCGGGCTCTGGAACTACCGGGTCGACGCGCGACGCACGCTGCTCGGCGGGGCGATCAACGATGTCGGCCGCGCCGTCAGCTGGGCGCAGAGCACGCTGAGCCTCAGCCCGGAGCTCGCGCCCGTCCTCACCGCGCCGCCGAGCGACGCCACACCGCTCGTGCTGCCGTACCTCACCGGTGAACGCGCGCCGGGCTGGGTCGGCGGGGCACGCGCCATATTCGGCGGAGTGTCGGCGGCCACGGACGCCGACACCCTGTTCCGCGGGATCGTCGAGGGCGTGGCCATGACCTACGCGCGCGTCGCCGACGAGCTGCACCCGGCAGCCTCGCAGGTCGTACAGGTCGCGGCGTCCGGCCGGGTCAGCAACGACCAGCCCGAGTGGCTCCAGGTCCTCGCCGACGTGCTCGGGCGCCCCGTCACCCACGTGACGCGGCGGCGCACCACGCAGCACGGCACAGCGCTGCTCGCGCTCGACGTGCTGGCACCCGACATCCCGCGCGCGCTCCGGACCACCGGTGCGACCTACGAACCCCACCCCGGGCACGTCGAGCACTACGCGCAGCGGCGCACGCGGTTCGCCGAGGTGTACGACGCGCTCATCCGCGGCTGA
- a CDS encoding WD40 repeat domain-containing protein produces MSSARTSGSSAARRATSSSVRVIAVLVVGGAALSPTLTQSRPPGVRLARHRPRWRADQTVRLWDITTRKQIGQAFEGHAGVVRSVAFSPDGKTLASGSADSTVRLWQLD; encoded by the coding sequence ATGTCCAGTGCGAGGACCAGCGGGTCCAGCGCCGCGCGGAGGGCGACCTCGTCGTCGGTCCGGGTCATCGCAGTCCTCGTCGTCGGCGGCGCGGCTCTCTCGCCGACCCTAACCCAATCCCGACCTCCGGGCGTCCGCCTTGCCCGGCACCGACCTCGATGGCGGGCCGACCAGACGGTCAGGCTGTGGGACATCACCACGCGCAAACAAATTGGTCAAGCATTCGAGGGCCACGCCGGGGTGGTGAGAAGCGTCGCGTTCAGCCCGGACGGGAAGACCCTCGCAAGTGGAAGCGCCGACTCGACCGTGCGGTTGTGGCAGCTGGACTAG
- a CDS encoding TIGR03086 family metal-binding protein, translating to MAFAVLDTALEMLRRTAGAVPDERLDDPTPCSVWTVAQVLYHAAGDQHGWASLVGSGALPTYDPFAPPRRLDRGVVEVVTEAVEAATAAWEKVDPAAESVRTPLPPVPTLAPSLAAAACALDAAVHAWDVAVATGQGSPLTGDLAEQLMPAARATAEPLRGFAYGPALPGEAADDPAAALLRYLGRDPHWSR from the coding sequence GTGGCCTTCGCCGTCCTCGACACCGCGCTCGAGATGTTGCGCCGCACCGCAGGCGCTGTTCCGGACGAGCGGCTTGACGACCCGACGCCATGCTCGGTGTGGACGGTGGCGCAGGTGCTCTACCACGCCGCTGGCGACCAGCACGGGTGGGCATCGCTGGTGGGATCTGGCGCGCTGCCGACCTACGACCCGTTCGCACCGCCGCGCAGGCTCGACCGCGGGGTTGTCGAGGTCGTCACCGAGGCGGTCGAGGCGGCCACCGCCGCGTGGGAGAAGGTCGATCCAGCGGCCGAGTCGGTGCGCACCCCGCTGCCTCCGGTACCGACGCTGGCACCGTCGCTGGCGGCGGCCGCCTGCGCCCTGGACGCCGCGGTGCACGCCTGGGATGTCGCCGTCGCCACCGGCCAGGGTTCGCCGCTGACCGGTGACCTGGCCGAGCAGCTGATGCCGGCCGCCCGCGCGACCGCCGAGCCACTGCGCGGGTTCGCCTACGGCCCGGCGCTGCCCGGCGAGGCGGCCGACGACCCGGCGGCAGCGCTGCTGCGTTACCTCGGCCGCGATCCACACTGGAGTCGCTAA
- a CDS encoding BTAD domain-containing putative transcriptional regulator, whose product MALATPPVLGERRRLFVAAAPGFGKSWLVRSWLADQRVTWAGAGFDPEAVEDWLVVDDLPALDVAAARTLAGRIDALPPAVRVILVSRAPWPGRLPADSAALDAHDLALTEPAVLRLLSAEYGVDDPDVAGAVHRLTAGWPSLVHLAGRHLRGGDLASLCAPGTALDAFVAEQVVEHLPVPSRRLLRRLAELGTACEDLAGPRAHRTLRLLAHTGVVVPAAAPAGTYGMAPMPHWLRPVPALAAVVTRREPLSEPTHLRLHTDTAHWYTERRAWGPAARSRWSAGDRAGTSALLREHGTAIVAAGGAEQVIEAYTGLADTDRELRLLCGEALAVTGRLDEALAELTPLLAGRSTVEAGLAWRLGMVYYARAEHRAAFEALERGRIDGADTADEAFLLAWTATVHWSVGNGEACQEHAHRALHAASAAGDPRALAAAHVALALRAALAGDRAGNVEQYTKALAHAEAARDAVQAARIRANLVSQLLEEARYPEALAGSAEAVAAAEAAGNATALSVALVNRAEALARLGRLDEAERCGERALAISQRAGSGKAAYALTVLGDVRARRGQRSMARAAYEEAVRAADADGVRQCFVPALAGLARLVAADDPAAARVHAEKAVSHGSGPLATRALLAVGWVAVAAGDRAAATEAADRAEHSARLHRDRAGLAEALELRAGATDRPSARRSALVEAARTWRTTGARLDADRVAHQLGLLPGASAEERLAARVARGALEAAGVALGTGDVAVPPANLAIRVLGRFEVILNEVPVPSSAWRSRKARDLLRILVARRGRRVAREELAALLWPDDDDDLRVAHRLSVALSTLRSVLDPERHLPADHYVFAAPAALAADTAHLDIDLDTFLGEAEVGHRLHEQGQPAEAREVLAAAERRYAGDVFEDEPYDDWAVPVREEARATYLRVTRMLARLAAERNATDEALGYLLKILARDPYDESCHREVTELLELAGRHGEAKRARARYEAAMRELGRPAVAAG is encoded by the coding sequence ATGGCTCTAGCGACCCCTCCGGTGTTGGGCGAGCGCCGCCGCCTGTTCGTGGCGGCCGCGCCGGGTTTCGGAAAGTCCTGGCTTGTCCGGTCCTGGCTCGCCGACCAGCGGGTGACCTGGGCCGGAGCGGGGTTCGACCCCGAGGCGGTCGAGGACTGGCTCGTGGTCGACGACCTGCCGGCCCTCGACGTCGCGGCCGCGCGGACGCTGGCCGGCCGGATCGACGCGCTCCCACCGGCGGTACGGGTGATCCTGGTTTCCCGGGCGCCGTGGCCGGGGCGGCTGCCGGCCGACAGCGCGGCGCTCGACGCGCACGACCTGGCGCTGACCGAGCCCGCGGTGCTCCGGCTGCTGTCGGCCGAGTACGGGGTGGACGATCCCGACGTGGCCGGCGCTGTGCACCGGCTCACCGCCGGCTGGCCGTCGCTGGTCCACCTCGCCGGCCGGCACCTGCGCGGGGGTGACCTGGCCAGCCTGTGTGCCCCCGGTACCGCGCTGGACGCGTTCGTCGCCGAGCAGGTGGTCGAGCATCTGCCGGTGCCGTCGCGGCGGCTTCTGCGCCGGCTCGCCGAGCTCGGTACCGCCTGTGAGGATCTCGCCGGCCCGCGCGCCCACCGCACGCTGCGGCTGCTGGCGCACACCGGCGTGGTGGTGCCGGCCGCCGCGCCGGCTGGCACCTACGGGATGGCGCCGATGCCGCACTGGCTGCGCCCTGTGCCGGCCCTCGCCGCGGTGGTCACCCGCCGGGAGCCGCTGTCCGAGCCGACCCACCTGCGGCTCCACACCGACACCGCACATTGGTACACCGAAAGGCGGGCCTGGGGTCCGGCGGCGCGGTCACGATGGTCGGCGGGCGACCGGGCGGGCACCTCGGCCCTGCTGCGCGAACACGGCACCGCGATCGTCGCCGCCGGCGGCGCGGAGCAGGTCATCGAGGCGTACACCGGCCTGGCGGACACCGACCGCGAGCTGAGGCTGCTGTGCGGCGAAGCGCTCGCGGTCACCGGGCGCCTCGACGAGGCGCTGGCCGAGCTGACCCCGCTCCTGGCCGGCAGGTCCACAGTGGAAGCGGGACTGGCCTGGCGCCTGGGCATGGTCTACTACGCGCGCGCGGAGCACCGCGCCGCCTTCGAGGCCCTGGAACGCGGGCGGATCGACGGTGCCGATACGGCCGACGAGGCGTTCCTGCTGGCCTGGACCGCCACCGTGCACTGGAGCGTAGGCAACGGCGAGGCCTGCCAGGAGCACGCGCACCGCGCGCTGCACGCCGCGTCCGCGGCCGGGGACCCCCGCGCGCTGGCCGCCGCGCACGTCGCGCTCGCGCTGCGCGCCGCACTCGCCGGTGACCGCGCCGGGAACGTCGAGCAGTACACCAAGGCGCTCGCGCACGCCGAGGCGGCCCGGGACGCGGTACAGGCCGCGCGGATCCGCGCCAACCTGGTCTCCCAGCTGCTGGAGGAGGCGCGCTACCCGGAGGCTCTGGCCGGGTCCGCCGAGGCGGTGGCCGCGGCCGAGGCTGCCGGCAACGCCACCGCCCTGTCCGTCGCACTCGTCAACCGCGCCGAGGCGCTGGCCCGGCTGGGCCGGCTCGACGAGGCCGAGCGCTGCGGCGAGCGGGCACTCGCCATCAGCCAGCGCGCCGGCTCGGGCAAGGCGGCGTACGCGCTCACTGTCCTGGGCGACGTCCGCGCCCGCAGGGGGCAGCGCAGCATGGCACGCGCCGCGTACGAGGAAGCGGTGCGGGCCGCCGACGCGGACGGGGTGCGGCAGTGCTTCGTACCGGCGCTGGCGGGGCTGGCCCGCCTCGTCGCGGCCGACGACCCGGCCGCCGCACGCGTCCATGCCGAGAAGGCGGTCTCACATGGCAGCGGTCCGCTGGCCACCCGCGCGCTGCTGGCGGTCGGGTGGGTCGCCGTGGCCGCCGGCGACCGCGCCGCCGCCACCGAGGCCGCCGACCGGGCCGAGCACTCCGCCCGGCTGCACCGCGACCGCGCCGGCCTCGCCGAGGCGTTGGAACTGCGCGCGGGCGCCACCGATCGGCCGTCCGCCAGGCGGAGTGCGCTCGTCGAGGCGGCCCGCACGTGGCGTACGACAGGTGCCCGGCTGGACGCCGACCGCGTGGCGCACCAGCTCGGCCTGCTGCCCGGCGCGAGCGCGGAGGAACGGCTCGCCGCGCGCGTGGCCCGCGGTGCGCTGGAGGCCGCCGGCGTGGCGCTCGGGACGGGGGATGTCGCGGTGCCGCCGGCGAACCTGGCGATCCGGGTACTCGGGCGGTTCGAGGTGATCCTCAACGAGGTGCCGGTGCCGTCCTCGGCGTGGCGGTCGCGCAAGGCCCGGGACCTGCTGCGGATCCTTGTCGCGCGGCGCGGTCGCCGGGTGGCGCGCGAGGAGCTGGCCGCGCTGCTGTGGCCCGATGACGACGACGACCTGCGCGTCGCCCACCGGCTGTCGGTGGCACTGTCCACATTGCGCTCCGTACTCGACCCGGAGCGGCACCTCCCCGCTGACCACTATGTGTTCGCCGCGCCGGCTGCGCTCGCCGCCGACACCGCACACCTGGACATCGACCTCGACACCTTCCTCGGCGAGGCCGAGGTGGGGCACCGGCTGCACGAGCAGGGCCAGCCGGCCGAGGCACGCGAGGTGCTGGCGGCGGCCGAGCGGCGGTACGCGGGCGACGTCTTCGAGGACGAGCCGTACGACGACTGGGCCGTGCCGGTGCGGGAGGAGGCGCGAGCCACGTACCTGCGGGTGACCCGCATGCTGGCCCGCCTGGCCGCCGAGCGCAACGCCACCGACGAGGCCCTCGGCTACCTGCTGAAGATCCTGGCCCGCGACCCGTACGACGAGTCCTGCCACCGTGAGGTGACCGAGCTGCTCGAGCTGGCGGGCCGCCACGGCGAGGCAAAGCGCGCCAGGGCACGGTACGAGGCGGCGATGCGCGAACTGGGCCGCCCCGCCGTAGCGGCCGGCTGA
- a CDS encoding dihydrofolate reductase family protein — MGILTFSINVTLDGCVDHQEGIADDETHAFFTRLLDERGAMLWGRVTYEMMEGYWPAVARGDVEAPPSLREWAVKLEAKQKYVVSSTREDFPWTNSHHIGGDLREGVQKLKDATPAGVLLGSGKLATELDRLDLIDEYKLLVHPRIAGHGPTLYQDGLPSTRQLELLSAEPLSNGVVSMHYRRAR; from the coding sequence ATGGGAATCCTCACGTTCAGCATCAACGTCACCCTGGATGGTTGCGTCGACCACCAGGAGGGGATTGCCGACGACGAGACACACGCGTTCTTCACCAGACTCCTGGACGAGCGCGGAGCGATGCTGTGGGGTCGTGTCACTTACGAGATGATGGAGGGCTACTGGCCGGCCGTCGCCCGGGGCGATGTGGAAGCGCCGCCGTCCTTGCGTGAGTGGGCGGTCAAGCTGGAGGCCAAACAGAAGTATGTGGTGTCGTCGACGCGCGAGGACTTTCCGTGGACCAACAGCCACCACATCGGCGGCGATCTGCGTGAGGGCGTGCAGAAGCTCAAGGACGCGACCCCGGCCGGGGTCCTGCTCGGAAGCGGCAAGCTCGCGACCGAGCTCGACCGGCTGGACCTGATCGACGAGTACAAACTGCTGGTCCATCCCAGGATTGCCGGCCATGGCCCGACGCTGTACCAGGACGGGCTGCCCAGCACGCGCCAGCTCGAGCTGCTCTCGGCGGAGCCGCTCAGCAACGGTGTGGTGTCCATGCACTACCGCCGCGCGCGCTGA
- a CDS encoding TROVE domain-containing protein, with amino-acid sequence MAKFNTTRTRAAAGNGPLAAEKTPSLRTYEGAPGFARDVKSELFLLAVANFVGEDTFYEKAGSRDGRFAGLVRQVAYADVDWLTAFLRWLRTDANLRSAPIVAAAEAVKARLDAGVHGGNRQLVTAVMARADEPGEFLAYWRSRFGRTVPLPVKNGLRDAVVRLYSERSLLKYDTGARGYRFADLIDLYRPAPKDERQSALFRHALDRRHHRADDVPAVLSMLRTRGELAALPVGERRAVLADPARLARAGMTWEALSGWLDGPMDKAAWEAMIPSMGIMALARNLRNFDEAGVSDQVAATVAARFADPAEVAKSRMFPFRWLAAYEQAPSPRWGHALDKALQASLSHLPAMPGRTLVLVDTSASMSSGGFSKHSKMTPVKAAAVFGVALAAKGERVDLHGFADGVFRHRVGKGASVIKEVAAFCKRIGEVGHGTQVAQSIRATFAGHDRVFVISDMQTMTGHHAGGVMQAVPRSVPLYGVNLGGYRPAAFDAGSPNRIEFGGLTDAMFRIVPLVEAGGDASWPWLAPQG; translated from the coding sequence ATGGCCAAGTTCAACACCACCAGGACGCGCGCTGCTGCGGGCAACGGCCCGCTGGCCGCCGAGAAGACGCCGAGCCTGCGCACGTACGAGGGTGCGCCGGGCTTCGCCCGGGACGTGAAGTCCGAGCTGTTCCTGCTGGCCGTCGCCAACTTCGTCGGCGAGGACACGTTCTACGAGAAGGCCGGTTCGCGGGACGGCCGGTTCGCCGGCCTGGTCCGGCAGGTGGCGTACGCCGACGTCGACTGGCTGACCGCCTTCCTGCGGTGGCTGCGCACGGACGCCAACCTGCGGTCCGCGCCGATCGTGGCTGCCGCGGAGGCCGTCAAGGCGCGGCTCGACGCCGGTGTGCACGGCGGCAACCGTCAGCTTGTCACCGCGGTCATGGCGCGTGCGGACGAGCCGGGCGAGTTCCTGGCGTACTGGCGTTCGCGGTTCGGCCGCACCGTTCCGCTGCCGGTCAAGAACGGCCTGCGCGACGCCGTCGTGCGGCTGTACTCGGAGCGGAGCCTGCTCAAGTACGACACCGGCGCGCGAGGCTACCGGTTCGCGGACCTGATCGACCTGTACCGGCCGGCGCCGAAGGACGAGCGCCAGTCGGCACTGTTCCGGCACGCGCTCGACCGGCGGCACCACCGCGCCGACGACGTTCCCGCGGTGCTGTCGATGCTGCGTACCCGCGGCGAGCTGGCGGCGCTGCCGGTGGGCGAGCGGCGCGCGGTCCTGGCCGACCCCGCGCGGCTGGCCCGAGCCGGCATGACGTGGGAGGCGCTGTCCGGGTGGCTGGACGGGCCGATGGACAAGGCGGCGTGGGAGGCGATGATTCCCTCGATGGGCATCATGGCGCTGGCGCGAAACCTGCGAAACTTCGACGAGGCGGGCGTCAGCGACCAGGTCGCCGCGACCGTGGCGGCGCGGTTCGCCGACCCGGCCGAGGTCGCCAAGTCCCGGATGTTCCCGTTCCGCTGGCTCGCGGCGTACGAGCAGGCGCCGTCGCCGCGGTGGGGCCACGCCCTGGACAAGGCGCTGCAGGCGTCCCTGTCGCACCTGCCGGCCATGCCGGGCCGCACCTTGGTGCTGGTGGACACCTCGGCGTCGATGTCCTCGGGCGGCTTCTCGAAGCACTCGAAGATGACGCCGGTGAAGGCGGCCGCCGTGTTCGGCGTCGCGCTGGCGGCGAAGGGGGAGCGCGTGGACCTGCACGGGTTCGCCGACGGTGTGTTCCGCCACCGGGTCGGCAAGGGCGCGTCGGTGATCAAGGAGGTGGCGGCGTTCTGCAAGCGGATCGGCGAGGTGGGCCACGGCACCCAGGTCGCCCAGTCGATCCGGGCCACGTTTGCGGGCCACGACCGGGTGTTCGTCATCTCGGACATGCAGACGATGACCGGCCACCACGCCGGCGGCGTCATGCAGGCCGTGCCGCGGTCGGTGCCGCTGTACGGCGTCAACCTGGGCGGTTACCGGCCGGCGGCGTTCGATGCCGGCTCGCCGAACCGGATCGAGTTCGGTGGCCTCACCGACGCCATGTTCAGGATCGTCCCGCTGGTCGAGGCGGGCGGCGACGCTTCCTGGCCGTGGTTGGCGCCACAAGGGTGA
- a CDS encoding ABC transporter permease → MSALTRVVRSGVGRRRVQTVVIGLVVMIAVTSAVLGGSLMVASHGPFDRAFKQQRGAHLTAQFNADAATEAQLADSASAAGVAASAGPFASAQFSLTSQAGNRLPPLNVVGRADPGGTVDQVNLIEGRWATAPGEIVLATGGGLRLPPKATGRQWTVTEAPGSPSVTVVGIARSVSLTADAWTTPAQLAAWTGPEGPRTYQMLYRFTTADTAAQVQTGRTAVEATLPAGAVASAQSWLDVRREATGDTILLVPFLIAFGVLGVVMAVLIIGNVVAGAVSTATRRIGILKALGFTPAKVVRAYMSQALIPATVGAALGVVAGNLLTVPILAQTNRIYGTNDSGVEPWVDAVVVGGALAMVAVTAFAASIRAGRLRSVDALAVGRTPRPGRGQWAARLTGRLPIPRPVTLGLAHPFARPVRAVSIVAAIAFGAAAVTFAVGLGTSLNRVQEVEDIADVEVGMAREFRQGGPPPGPEGPQPGPRGPQPLDDPAAIEKAIAAQTGTGGYMGTARSELTAVGVTGSLDAVGVTGPDSARYYRMVSGSWLSGPGQIVVSTPFLTAAGKEVGDSIVLTVNSVDLTVKIVGEVFNTDNDGMQVVTDLATLRQAEPELAPMTYYVSVRSGTDTGAYVQGLSAALEPLGAQADRISHEPDEMIIIVNTLTGLLSLMLMVVAGLGVMNTVVLETRERVHDLGVHKALGMGPRQVTAMVIASVVVTGLVGGALGTALGVLLQRTVITEMASSVGFRLPDAVLDVYSPVALLVFGLAGLLIAVVGALMPAGWAAKTRVAVALRTE, encoded by the coding sequence ATGAGTGCGCTGACGCGGGTGGTCCGGTCCGGGGTGGGCCGGCGGCGGGTCCAGACGGTCGTGATCGGCCTGGTCGTGATGATCGCGGTGACCTCGGCCGTCCTGGGCGGTTCGCTGATGGTGGCCTCGCACGGGCCCTTCGACCGGGCGTTCAAGCAGCAACGGGGTGCGCACCTCACCGCCCAGTTCAACGCGGATGCGGCCACCGAGGCGCAGCTCGCCGACTCCGCGAGCGCCGCGGGGGTCGCCGCGTCGGCGGGGCCGTTCGCGAGCGCGCAGTTTTCACTGACCAGCCAGGCGGGCAACCGGCTCCCGCCGCTGAACGTCGTCGGGCGGGCCGACCCGGGCGGCACGGTCGACCAGGTCAACCTCATCGAAGGCCGGTGGGCGACCGCCCCCGGGGAGATCGTGCTGGCCACGGGGGGTGGCCTGCGGTTGCCGCCGAAGGCCACCGGCCGGCAGTGGACGGTCACCGAGGCGCCGGGCAGCCCTTCGGTGACCGTCGTCGGGATCGCCCGGTCGGTCAGCCTGACCGCCGACGCCTGGACCACGCCGGCGCAGCTCGCCGCCTGGACCGGACCTGAGGGTCCCCGCACGTACCAGATGCTCTACCGCTTCACCACGGCCGACACGGCCGCGCAGGTACAGACCGGCCGGACCGCCGTGGAGGCGACCCTGCCCGCCGGCGCGGTCGCCAGCGCCCAGTCATGGCTGGACGTCCGCCGCGAGGCGACCGGCGACACCATCCTGCTGGTGCCGTTCCTGATCGCGTTCGGAGTGCTGGGCGTGGTCATGGCGGTGCTGATCATCGGCAACGTGGTGGCGGGCGCCGTCTCGACCGCCACCCGCCGGATCGGCATCCTCAAGGCGCTCGGTTTCACCCCGGCGAAGGTGGTCCGGGCGTACATGAGCCAGGCACTCATCCCGGCCACCGTCGGTGCGGCGCTCGGCGTCGTCGCCGGCAACCTGCTCACCGTGCCGATCCTCGCGCAGACCAACCGCATCTACGGCACGAACGACAGCGGCGTCGAGCCGTGGGTCGACGCGGTGGTGGTCGGCGGCGCGCTCGCCATGGTCGCCGTGACCGCCTTCGCCGCCTCCATCCGGGCCGGCCGGCTGCGCAGCGTCGACGCGCTCGCCGTCGGCCGTACCCCCCGACCCGGCCGCGGCCAGTGGGCGGCCCGGCTGACCGGCCGGTTGCCGATCCCCCGGCCGGTGACGCTCGGCCTCGCCCACCCCTTCGCCCGGCCGGTACGAGCGGTCAGCATCGTCGCCGCGATCGCGTTCGGCGCCGCGGCTGTCACGTTCGCCGTCGGACTCGGTACCTCGCTGAACCGGGTCCAGGAGGTCGAGGACATCGCCGACGTCGAGGTCGGCATGGCGCGCGAGTTCAGGCAAGGTGGACCGCCACCGGGTCCGGAAGGGCCGCAGCCGGGGCCGCGGGGACCGCAGCCGCTCGACGACCCGGCGGCGATCGAGAAGGCGATCGCCGCCCAGACGGGCACCGGTGGGTACATGGGCACGGCGCGCAGCGAGCTCACCGCTGTGGGGGTCACCGGGAGCCTCGACGCGGTCGGCGTCACCGGACCGGATTCGGCCCGCTACTACCGGATGGTCTCCGGCTCGTGGCTGAGCGGGCCGGGACAGATCGTCGTATCGACGCCGTTCCTGACCGCGGCCGGCAAGGAGGTGGGTGACAGCATCGTGCTGACCGTCAACAGCGTCGACCTCACCGTCAAGATCGTGGGCGAGGTGTTCAACACCGACAACGACGGCATGCAGGTGGTCACCGACCTCGCCACGCTTCGCCAGGCCGAGCCGGAGCTGGCACCGATGACGTACTACGTCAGCGTGCGGTCCGGCACCGACACCGGGGCGTATGTCCAGGGCCTGTCGGCGGCGCTGGAGCCGCTCGGCGCGCAGGCCGACCGCATCAGCCACGAGCCCGACGAAATGATCATTATCGTCAACACGCTGACCGGGCTGCTCAGCCTCATGCTGATGGTCGTCGCCGGCCTGGGCGTCATGAACACGGTCGTCCTGGAAACCCGCGAACGCGTCCACGACCTCGGGGTGCACAAGGCGCTCGGGATGGGCCCGCGGCAGGTCACGGCGATGGTCATCGCCTCGGTCGTGGTCACCGGCCTCGTCGGAGGCGCGCTCGGTACGGCGCTCGGCGTGCTCCTGCAACGCACGGTCATCACCGAGATGGCCAGCAGCGTCGGCTTCCGCCTGCCCGACGCGGTCCTCGACGTGTACAGCCCGGTGGCGCTGCTTGTATTCGGCCTCGCCGGACTGCTCATCGCGGTGGTCGGCGCACTGATGCCGGCCGGGTGGGCGGCAAAGACACGGGTCGCGGTGGCGCTGCGCACCGAATGA
- a CDS encoding ABC transporter ATP-binding protein, translated as MTAPLIELHEVTRKYDEGPPALREVSLSVAPGEAVAVLGPSGSGKSTLLNLVAGLDRPSTGTVTVDGIRVDKLGEAASARYRSTRIGLVFQFFNLLDDLTVADNVMLPAQLAGTSRGTAHRMATELLGRLGVGRHASAYPGRLSGGERQRVAVARALMNRPALLLADEPTGALDTASGEDVMRLLSELHADGQTIILVTHDLVLAERCATRTVQLLDGRIAADSAMEPVR; from the coding sequence ATGACCGCACCGCTGATCGAACTGCACGAGGTGACACGCAAGTACGACGAAGGACCGCCGGCACTCCGTGAGGTGTCGTTGAGCGTCGCGCCCGGCGAGGCTGTGGCGGTCCTCGGCCCGTCCGGCAGCGGCAAGTCGACGCTGCTCAACCTGGTGGCCGGGCTGGACCGGCCGAGCACCGGCACGGTCACCGTCGACGGGATCCGGGTCGACAAGCTCGGCGAGGCGGCCTCGGCCCGGTACCGCAGCACCCGCATCGGGCTGGTGTTCCAGTTCTTCAACCTGCTCGACGACCTGACCGTCGCCGACAACGTCATGCTCCCGGCGCAGCTGGCCGGGACGAGCCGCGGCACCGCCCACCGCATGGCCACCGAGCTGCTCGGCCGGCTCGGCGTCGGCCGGCACGCCTCCGCGTACCCGGGAAGGCTCTCCGGCGGTGAACGGCAGCGGGTCGCGGTCGCCCGCGCACTGATGAACCGGCCGGCGCTGCTGCTGGCCGACGAGCCGACCGGCGCCCTGGACACCGCCTCCGGCGAGGATGTCATGCGGCTGCTGTCCGAGCTGCACGCCGACGGCCAGACCATCATCCTGGTCACCCACGACCTGGTGCTCGCCGAAAGATGCGCCACCCGGACCGTCCAGCTGCTCGACGGGCGGATCGCCGCCGACTCCGCGATGGAGCCGGTCCGATGA